The nucleotide sequence GGCGCGGTCGATCCACGCGGTGCCGAGGCCCGCGCGGGCGGCGCCGTCGATGTCCCAGGGGTGGACGGCCACGAGCAGCATGTCGGCCGGGTCGGTGCCGCACGTCCGCGCGGCGTACTCGTAGGCGGCGCGGGCCGGCTTCCAGATCCCGGCGTCCTCCACCGACAGCAGCGCCTCGAAGCGGTCGCGGATGCCGGCGTCGGTCAGCAGCCGATCCGCCACCTGCGCCGAACCGTTCGACAGGGTGACCAGGCGCCGGCCCGACCCGCGCAGCGCGCGGATCCCGTCGGGCACGTCGGGGTGGACGGGCAGCTGCCCGAAACCGCCCATGACATGGTCGACGGCGCCGTCGAGGTCCCGGTCGAGGTCGACCCCGCGCAGCACCGTGCGGAGCGCATCGGCGCCGAGCCCGGCGAAGGGGCGCGAGGCGCCGACGGCGGTCAGGGCGAAACCGTCGCGCAGCAGCGAGGCGAACCACAGCGTCGCCAGGTGCGCGGGCGCGCCGACGTCGGTGAACCGCCCGGCCATCGGGCTCATGTCGGAGAGGGTCTCGTTGACGTCGAAGACGATCACGGTCGGCGAGCTGGTCATCGGCATGCCTGATCTGTGAGACGGGGGGCGGCCCGTGACATGCCCGCCCCGGCCAGGCCCGACTCCTCGGTCGGGATCCGGTCGGGCGCCGCGCCGGACCGTCGTCCGCTCAGGGCGCAGCGAGCACCCTTCCGTCCGCCCCTCGATCGACTTACCATGTAACCCTGTAATCAGCTGCGTCCACGGAGGTCGCCATGCATGCCCACCGATTCGCCGATGCACCGTTCGGCCCCGGGTTCCGCCGCGGGCGGGGCCGTGGGGCCGGAGGCCGGGGTGCCGAGGCACCGCCCCCGGTCGAGCGCACCGAGGTCGCCGGCTGGTTCGCCGGCCGGCTTTCCGACGACTGGTTCACCGGGCCGGTCGAGCTGACCGTCGACCGGGACGAGATCACCGTCGTCGGCACGCTGCCCGAGCCCTCGGCCGGGGACGGTGACCCGGCCGCCGCCCGGTCCGGCCGGATCGCCCGGTTCCGGGAGGAGACGCGGGGTCAGCGGATGGCGGTCGCCGACGCCGCGCAGGAGCGCTACGGCCGGTCGGTGGCCTGGGGTGCGGTGTGCGGGGACACGCGGGAGCTGTTCACCACCCTGTCGGTGCCGGTGATGACCCGCCTGCGGCAGCCCGAGCGGCTGGTGCTCGACACCCTGGTCGACGCCGGCGTCGCCCGTTCCCGGTCGGAGGCGCTCGCCTGGGCGGTCCGCCTGGTCGGGCAGCACGCCGACGAGTGGCTCACCGAGCTGCGGGACGCCATGGCCTCGGTCGAGGAGGTCCGTGCCCGGGGGCCCCAGGTCGGCTGACCGCGGGTCCCGGCCGCCAGGGACACTGGGCCGGTGACCCTCGCCCCCGTGCCCGCCGCGACGGACGTCCTCGTGGTCGGCGCCGGGCCGGCCGGCTCCGCCGCCGCCGCGTGGGCCGCCCGTGCGGGCCACGACGTGGTGCTCGCCGACGCGGCGGTCTTCCCCCGCGACAAGACCTGTGGTGACGGGCTGACCCCGCGCGCGATCGCCGAGCTGGACCACCTGGGGCTGGGCGACTGGGCCCGGTCGAAGGCGCGCAACCGCGGGCTGCGCGCGGCCGGTTTCGGGCGGGAGTGGGAGCTGCCGTGGCCCGGGGGAGCCTTCCCCGACCACGGCAGCGCCGTGCCCCGCACCGAGCTCGACGCCCGCATCCGGCAGGTGGCGCTCGACTCCGGGACGGTGGCCGCCGACGGCGTCCGGGCCGTGGACGTGGAGCGCGACGGCGACCGGGTCACCGGAGTGGTGCTCGAGCACGCCGACGAGACGCGCTCGACGGTCGCCTGCCGGCGGCTGGTCGTCGCCGACGGCGTGCGGTCCCCGCTCGGGCGGGTGCTGGGCCGGGAGTGGCACCGCGACACCGCCTACGGCGTGGCCGCCCGCGGGTACATGACCTCCGGCCGCGGCGACGACGAGTGGATCTCCTCCCACCTGGAGCTGCGGGGTGCCGAGGGGGAGCTGCTGTCGGGCTACGGCTGGGTGTTCCCGCTGGGGGCGGAGGCCGGCGAGGTGAACATCGGGGTGGGCACCCTGGCCACCGCCCGCCGTCCGGCCGGCGTGCAACTCAAGGCGCTGCTGGAGACCTACGCCGCCGCCCGCCGCGAGGAGTGGCGGCTCGACGGCGACGTCCGCCTGCCGGCCTCGGCGCTGCTGCCCATGGGCGGGGCGGTGTCCGGCGTCGCGGGGCGCAACTGGGCGCTGGTCGGCGACGCGGCCGGCTGCGTCAACCCGCTCAACGGCGAGGGGATCGACTACGGCCTCGAGACCGGCCGCACGATCGCCGGGATGCTGGACGAGGACGACTGGTCGGCGGCCTGGCCGGCGACCCTGCGCCGGCACTACGGGGACGCGTTCTCGATCGCCCGGCGGCTGGCCGGGCTGCTCACCGTCCCGCGCTTCCTGCCCGCCGCCGGCCCGGTCGGCATGCGCTCCCGCGCGCTGATGACCGTGGCGCTGCGGGTCATGGGCAATCTCGTCACCGACGAGGACCGCGATCTGACGGCCCGGCTGTGGCGGCTCGCCGGCCGGGCGTCGGTGCGGCTCGACGAGCGCCCGCCCTTCCCGGCTGCCGATCTCCGCCGCGCCTGAGCGCACCGCCGTACCGTCGCCGAGAAGGTGGCCTGGGTCACACTTGTGGGGTTACCGTCGAACCGGGAGCTCCCCGGTTCCTGCGGTCGTCCTCCCGGGCACCGGCCGTCGACGTCAGGAGTGCCTCGTGCAGTCCCGCCGAGCCCTCGCCCTGCTCGCAGCTCCGGCGCTCCTCGCCGCCACGGCCTGCGGCGCCCCGGGAGCGGCGGCGGCCCCCACCCCGGTCGCCGGCGCACCGGCCGAGGAGGCCGGGGTGCGGGTGGCCGGCGTCGGCTCGGCTGCCGGCGTCCCTGACGTCCTGCGCGTCATGGTGGCCGTGGAGTCCACGGCGCCGACGGTGGAGCAGGCGCTGCAGGATGCCGACGCCGCGGCCCGTCGGGTGCTCGACGCGCTGGCCGACCTGGGCGTGGCCGAGCGCGACGTCCAGACGGTGGACCTGCAGCTGCACTCCCGATCCCGCCCGGACGGTGAGCAGGCGGACGGCTACGTCGCCCGGCAGACCCTCGCGGTCACGCTGCGCGACCTCGAGGAGGCCGGTGCGACGATCGGCGCGGCCGTCGAGGCCGGTGGGGAGGCCGCGCGGCTGCAGGGCCTGACGTTCGCGCTGGAGGACGACACCGCCCTGCGCGAGCAGGCCCGCGACGAGGCCTTCGCCGACGCCCGGCGCGTCGCCGAGCAGTACGCGGAGCTCGCCGGCCGGGAGCTCGGCCGCCTCGTCTCGGTGGAGGAGCAGGCCGAGGCCGCCGGGCCGGGCCCCGTGCCGCTGGCCGAGACGGCCGACGCCGGGTCGGTTCCGCTGGCCCCGGGCACCACCGAGGTCACGGTCACCGCCCACGTGCGGTGGGCGCTGGAGTGAGGCCGCGACCTCAGCCGACGAAGGGGCTGTTGTACACCGCGAAATAGACGGCGATGTAGTGGCAGATCGCCGCGACGACGGTCATCGCGTGGAAGACCTCGTGGTACCCGAACGTCCCGGGCCAGGGGTTGGGCTTCTTGATGCCGTAGGCGACGCCGCCGAAGGTGTAGAGCACGCCGCCGACGGCGAGCAGCACGAGCGAGGCGACTCCGGCGATCTGCAGGATGTCGGTGAGGATGAAGACCGCGACCCAGCCGAGGCCGATGTAGAGCGGCACGCCGAGCCAGCGCGGCGCCGTCGGCCAGGTCATCTTGAGGCCGACGCCGGCCAGGGCGCCGGCCCAGACCCCGGCCAGCACCCAGAGGCCGGTGGGCTGGTCGACGGCCAGCAGCGCGAACGGCGTGTAGGTGCCGGCGATGAACAGGAAGATCATCGAGTGGTCGAGCCGCTTCATGATCTTCCAGCCGCGGGGCGACCAGCGGCGGCGGTGGTACAGCGCGCTGATGCCGAACAGGCCGCAGATGGTCAGGCAGTAGATCACCACCGGCCAGCCGGCCCGGGCCCCCTGCGCGAAGGCCAGCGGGATGAGCACGGCGCCGGCGACGATCGCGCCGAAGAACGAGAAGAGGTGGATCCAGCCGCGCATCCGGGGCCGGGTGTCGGGGTGGTCCCAGTCGGGGTCGTCGAAGTCGGCGGCGTCCCAGGTCTGCTGGACCCGTTCGCCCTCGTCGACGACGGCGGTGATCGCCTCCCGGGCCGGAGCCTCCAGCTCCGCACCGTCGGACTCCACCCGGACTGGTCGGTCGTGGTGGGGTGAGACGCTCATGCTCCGAGGCTACGGAGCCGTAGGTTGTGCGTCATCCGGAAGACCTGTGAGCTTCCTGCCAGCTCTGCCGGCCGTGCGGGCGCGACGGGCCGCCGCGCTCCGGGCCGACCGGGGGCGCGGGGCCTAGGGTGACCGCCGTGGGCGTGCGTCGGAAGGTCCGTGAGGCGCTCATCCAGGTGTACGAGCGCCGGCTGGCCCACGCGCTCGTCGACGCGGACGTCCCCCGCCACGTCGGTGTGATCATGGACGGCAACCGCCGGTGGGCGCGCGCGATCGGCCTGGAGGACGTCGCCCACGGTCATCGGCGCGGTGCGGACAAGATCGTCGACCTGCTGGGCTGGTGCGACGACGCCGGGGTCGCGGTGGTGACGCTGTTCATGCTGTCCACCGACAACCTGCGCCGGCCCGAGTCGGAGCTCAGCGCGCTGCTGCGCATCATCGAGGACGTCGCCGTCGACCTGTCCCGCCCCGGGCGGCCCTGGAAGGTGCGGCAGATGGGCGCGCCCGAGCTCCTGCCGGCGGAGACCGTCGCGGTGCTGAAGCAGGCCGAGGAGGACACCTGCGACCGTGCCGGGGCGACGGTCAACCTCGCCGTCGGCTACGGCGGCCGCCGGGAGATCGCTGACGCGGTCCGCTCGCTGCTGACCGAGCACGCCGCCCGCGGCACCTCGCTGGAGGAACTGGTGGAGGTGCTCGACGTCGAGCACATCGCCGAGCACCTCTACACCCGGGGCCAGCCGGACCCCGACCTGGTGATCCGCACCAGCGGGGAGCAACGGATGTCGGGATTCCTGCTCTGGCAGACGGCCAACGCGGAGTTCCACTTCACCGACGTCTACTGGCCCGACTTCCGGCGGATCGACTTCCTGCGCGCCCTGCGCGACTACTCCGCGCGGCACCGGCGCTTCGGCGGGTAGCCGGGGGAGTGCTCGGGGGAGCGGGTGCGGCTGCGAAACTGCCTCCATGACCGCAGCAGGCCTCGACATCGCCCTCGAGTACGTGCGGCTCGG is from Blastococcus sp. HT6-4 and encodes:
- a CDS encoding haloacid dehalogenase type II; translated protein: MTSSPTVIVFDVNETLSDMSPMAGRFTDVGAPAHLATLWFASLLRDGFALTAVGASRPFAGLGADALRTVLRGVDLDRDLDGAVDHVMGGFGQLPVHPDVPDGIRALRGSGRRLVTLSNGSAQVADRLLTDAGIRDRFEALLSVEDAGIWKPARAAYEYAARTCGTDPADMLLVAVHPWDIDGAARAGLGTAWIDRAGTPYPESFTPPSLRATGLTDLAGQLT
- a CDS encoding geranylgeranyl reductase family protein, whose protein sequence is MTLAPVPAATDVLVVGAGPAGSAAAAWAARAGHDVVLADAAVFPRDKTCGDGLTPRAIAELDHLGLGDWARSKARNRGLRAAGFGREWELPWPGGAFPDHGSAVPRTELDARIRQVALDSGTVAADGVRAVDVERDGDRVTGVVLEHADETRSTVACRRLVVADGVRSPLGRVLGREWHRDTAYGVAARGYMTSGRGDDEWISSHLELRGAEGELLSGYGWVFPLGAEAGEVNIGVGTLATARRPAGVQLKALLETYAAARREEWRLDGDVRLPASALLPMGGAVSGVAGRNWALVGDAAGCVNPLNGEGIDYGLETGRTIAGMLDEDDWSAAWPATLRRHYGDAFSIARRLAGLLTVPRFLPAAGPVGMRSRALMTVALRVMGNLVTDEDRDLTARLWRLAGRASVRLDERPPFPAADLRRA
- a CDS encoding SIMPL domain-containing protein, encoding MQSRRALALLAAPALLAATACGAPGAAAAPTPVAGAPAEEAGVRVAGVGSAAGVPDVLRVMVAVESTAPTVEQALQDADAAARRVLDALADLGVAERDVQTVDLQLHSRSRPDGEQADGYVARQTLAVTLRDLEEAGATIGAAVEAGGEAARLQGLTFALEDDTALREQARDEAFADARRVAEQYAELAGRELGRLVSVEEQAEAAGPGPVPLAETADAGSVPLAPGTTEVTVTAHVRWALE
- a CDS encoding hemolysin III family protein, with product MSVSPHHDRPVRVESDGAELEAPAREAITAVVDEGERVQQTWDAADFDDPDWDHPDTRPRMRGWIHLFSFFGAIVAGAVLIPLAFAQGARAGWPVVIYCLTICGLFGISALYHRRRWSPRGWKIMKRLDHSMIFLFIAGTYTPFALLAVDQPTGLWVLAGVWAGALAGVGLKMTWPTAPRWLGVPLYIGLGWVAVFILTDILQIAGVASLVLLAVGGVLYTFGGVAYGIKKPNPWPGTFGYHEVFHAMTVVAAICHYIAVYFAVYNSPFVG
- a CDS encoding isoprenyl transferase, which encodes MGVRRKVREALIQVYERRLAHALVDADVPRHVGVIMDGNRRWARAIGLEDVAHGHRRGADKIVDLLGWCDDAGVAVVTLFMLSTDNLRRPESELSALLRIIEDVAVDLSRPGRPWKVRQMGAPELLPAETVAVLKQAEEDTCDRAGATVNLAVGYGGRREIADAVRSLLTEHAARGTSLEELVEVLDVEHIAEHLYTRGQPDPDLVIRTSGEQRMSGFLLWQTANAEFHFTDVYWPDFRRIDFLRALRDYSARHRRFGG